CCGACCtcctagggagcgactgagtcgcaatggtctctgagcactcgctaagataagatctttcttagacatcaaacatggaatcaaggatcctacagaaagcacttttgtattgatattaacttaatgaccatttttattattattattattattattattattattattattattattattattattattattattattattatgctttaatcgtatatatatttttgggtcatcatagATCACATGaacaaaaaatgttaaattactggaataagacaacgcttagtaagaagaaatatactattaccagtgtgtgataATTGAGTTTACATAAATGACTTACTAAAAAATAACTAAACTGAGATATCATGTGAAATATAATACCGTGTAATTCACacttatgtggcttaaaatacaattgtattatctgaactttctacttattcatactgctaatattataatCTATCTGTTGTTATCCTgcaaatcagtatatatataaataactgtgaaaactaccctaaaaatctgtatgtcatgatttaacccctcatgatagggttgtgcggcccgtaggtgggacttaactctggttggcccaccaagataagtcaactgatactctatcaatcctcaggCCGGccttactgcaatccctccaaaggctcggtactggcctcttcctcgtcaaaccggccacctttACCCAAAATattggggagcctgcaatccctctaaGGCACGGTTGAcagaaatccacacactatctgagatatatggttacACTCTTATCTGAAATAACTACGGTACTATGCTTTGCAGACTGAATTTGACTAAAATAATttatcagggtctaatactatataatactaatatataattatcttactatttcatcatgattctaaaataatcataacactgcaAATATcatctgaaaatattgtaatatcggactaaaataactataatatttgatcgaataaactgaaatatatgagtgttatgattttgaaattctaaaaatcatggtattctgtaaacactgtaaaatatttgtctgtaaaatatctgtctatatatacactgtaattcataattttgtaaaatctaaaaaacatatttctgtgcaaaaatactataaatcatgatattctgaaaaattgCATAAATTCTAAACTATTTTGATattaacttatgccacacaactaaataaaaacccttgtactgaaatctatattttctgataataaagataatttatccAAAGAATCTAccccaaaatacatatatattactaaaaaaatttctaaaattcctaacataacatatttctcttacctagcTAACTGAACTTGCCTActgattctaactcacgcccacggcattcataattccataatcttgaaattacacacacacacacacacacacacacacacatatatatatatatatatatatatatatatatatatatatatatatttccctatcaatcaactaaatttcctagaatagtttcatactcacatttcctgaattataaactatttatcatttacctgaATCTGTGAAGAAAAAAACTCACTGAAAACCTACCCTGCTGTGTACACAACCCTGAATTATACAAAacctcaatttctcaatttaacctcaaaaatacattcacatctaagcttatatcttcaataattaaataatcaacccAAAACACTTAAATAACAcacttaccttagttttgggatgaTGCCTCGAAACCTCAAATTGAAATTCTATTATGCccacgttgtagagaatctttccaagaaTCCCGTGGTAGTTCCTGATCGTTGAAACGAGACTTAACAGAGCAGAAATTGCAGAGAAAAGTGAGAGAGGTTCGTGGGTTTGGAGAGGAGAAAGAGAAATttgatttgtttaaaaaaaaatgaagctctCAGTTCTTTTATATCTTTCAGCACTAACCAAAAAACCGTCGCCAATTTTCTATTAACCAGTTTCAAAatttaccgttttacctttaccCTGTTGCGGTTAAAATCCAAAATTATCGTCAATTTTCTGACTCCTTTATAAAATCATTGTCGGTTTTCTCCTACCTTagccaaaaaatttatttttctattttcttttattattataattttcggaTCACTACAATGTAGGCATGAAAATAATTTAAGACTGCCACTAATGCTTCTTGTTAGCTAAGTTTTGCATCTCCTGAAACTTCGGGAAAGGTTGGTATATTTTAtcctaaaataaatttattatatttaataatttttgttACAGTAATGATAAAATTAAAAGTATATGTAGTGAAAATTGAAAGTACATAGCTTAATATGAGATGGTGGAAATATTTATGAGAAACTTTAAGGTTAGGTTTTTGAGGTATAAAAAAGTTAGAAGGCTGTAATAAATTGATACCAGAAAAAAAATCCAGTAATAAATTTGCAATGTGACAGTTGTATCGCAGAGATAAAAGAGCTAGATACCCGTTTAAAAGCAGAGGCCAGGGGACCCATTACATTTTCTGcttctttaatttcaaaaattgtttCTGTTGGGTATTTGGATTTGAAATCTGTTGAGAGGGACGAGAAGCACAAGGTGAGACACTCTGTCTTTGACTGcgcccctcctctctctctctctcctctctctcatatttaatttttttagtgtAATTTCTTGAAACTACAAGAAGGGCATCTGCATCAACCTTGCTGTGTTCCCAATGTCACtgttctcttctttcttctttcctaCTTTTTCCTTTGAAGCTTCTTTGTTTTTTCAGCTGAACTTTAGAGACTAAAGATTTTCTGCCGCTGTGGCTGCTGAGCTACTGTAGAAGCTCTTTCTGATTCCTGAGgttgggagagagagaaagagaaagagagagccaGAGGAGGATGAGTGCTTCTAAGTTCATTAAATGTGTGACTGTTGGAGATGGAGCTGTTGGGAAGACTTGCATGCTCATTTGCTACACCAGTAACAAGTTCCCCACTGTAAGTCTCCTCAAAACACCCTCTCAACCAAAATCCCTTCTTCTATTTTTCCCTTCGTTGTCCCCatctccacccccccccccccccccgggcgcaCCTTCCTCTCCATTCATGTATCTTTCATATGAATCTGCAAATGGGTATTTCAGAAATCAGCAAAACAAAAAATTGGGTCCTCAAGAAATGGTTTTTTTGGAGTTGGGTTTTCCCTTTCCATTTATTCTCTTGGGCGTGTTCAATCATTTGGGCATTGAGAAAGTTGTCATTTTTCGCATTTTTGTTTGAGATGAGGCACTGAGCATGGATTCTCTCTCTCATCTGTGCATTTTTGTTGCAGGATTATATACCCACAGTGTTTGACAATTTCAGTGCTAATGTGGCTGTGGATGGGACCATTGTCAACTTGGGACTATGGGATACTGCAGGTATCAGCTTTCCTTCCCTACAAACTGAGTTCAATTTCTGGATAAAGTTCCTTGCATGTTCGATGTTATTTTGGACCTAGGGTTTAGTTGTTCCTTCATGTCTGACTCACTATATACACATATTTTGATTTTCAGGTCAGGAAGACTACAGCAGGTTGAGGCCACTTAGTTACAGAGGTGCTGATATATTTGTGCTGGCATTTTCTTTAATCAGCAGAGCTAGCTACGAAAATGTGCTCAAGAAGGTACTGATTTCTGTGCTCGTCTTTTCATTATTGTATCCTTTTACTTTTTCTACCTCCCCTTTACTTTTTGGTGTTACTACTTTTGGATCATGTTTGAAAAAAGTGTGTCGTTTCATTTCAAATCTACATTGGTGCTTCTGCTTTCATCTTGACCTAAAtttgatttcttaaaaaatttaatcttCTTTGAAgttcttctctctttcttcttcttcttcttcttcttcttttggagAGGGTTGTGGGGAGACATTTTCATCAATCAGGGAGTTTTTCTTTCATCAATTTGATGAGATTTAGTATTGTATCATTAACTGGAGTCTGCTTCCCAATTTGTTTCTCAGTGGATGCCTGAACTTCGTCGATTTGCACCAAATGTTCCAATTGTTCTTGTTGGAACGAAGTTAGGTAGGCAGTACTTCAACAAATTTGCAATTTGAATTTTTGTATTAATGGCTTACGTTTGCGTGCACCAAATTGATGCAAATTAAATTCTttattactctttatttttcagacCTTCGGGAGGATAGAGGATATCTAGCTGATCATATGGGTTCTAACGTCATAACATCTGCTCAAGTAGGTGTTATTCCTTCTTGCTGTGATCAAATTCCTATTTTTGGAATCACCTAGCTTATTGAGCAAGAAAAGTGCTGACCTAACTTACAATATATAGGGGGAGGAGCTGAGGAAACAAATTGGTGCAGCAGCTTACATAGAGTGTAGCTCTAAGACTCAGCAGGTAGATTTTACTTGGAACTTGAATTTTGTGGCTGCCCCAAATTTCATCAGCAGTATGCCAGTACTGTCATCCCCAAAATTGAAGATTACCATCTACTTAATAATTACATCGTCACAGAGCGCTTTACTAAATTTTAAGGCTTCTTATTTATGATTATGTAGAATGTCAAAGCTGTTTTTGATACGGCAATAAAGGTTGTGCTTCAACCTCCAAGAAGGAAGGAGATGGTAAGGAAGAAAAAGCATAGAAGATCTGGTTGCTCAATAGTGTAAGTACTgtccttttcttttcatttcagaTATCATTTCTACTATAGAGGGTTCGTTCTAATCAATATGACATGATGGTGACTATTGCAAACTTGCTTGGGACTTGGGAGTTGTAAAATATGCAAGTCAATGgtttaataataaatataagcGACACCAAAGGACAGAGTCTAGTGGTACTTTTTTAAATGAAGGACTTGCAGAGATATTAGAGCCACAACTCATTACCATAGATCTAAGTTCTCGTGACGACCAATCTTTTAAGTAGATGAAGAGCACGTGGATTCCAAGCAAAGAAAACCACAATTAAATCATAGTACGAATTGATCAAATCAGCCATATTATCCTGAAAATCAGATGTGGTCTATGAGGGACATCAGAGCTTGGTCCTTGATAAATGAAGTAATGAATATGAAATGATTGTCTTTTAGATATAAACCCCCTCGGCCCCCCAGGGGACCTAgggaaaattgaaataaaaaataaagctaATGTGGGAGGGGACCAGTTAGCAAGTTGACGGATCTGTCTCCCTGTATCAAAGCATAGGGTGGCCAAGTGAGAAAATAAAGAATTTATATGGTCTATTATTTTGGGTGGAGCTTTTAtgctatttattattattattattattgaatttagAGAACTGTCTTGTGACTCTTGTCAGGCCCAAGAACTTACAGAACGGTCTTGTAACTCTTGTCAAGCCTAAGAACAGGTCATTGGGTCTGCAAAACTGCACATTAATTTCAAGCCAACGTTTTAACATTTTTGTGTTCCTTGACATTGCTATTTTGATGTTAATTGTTAAGTGTACTCACTCTATGTTTGGAGAGGCCTTTAGATTTGGATTGGTATTGGATttaaataagatgtaatataaaattatattgaaatttatcgaaatccaAATAGAAGGTCCGAAATCCATGCTCCAGATTGCAGGGTCAAAGAAATCAGGTTATTTTGTGGAAATATATTTCCAGAAACTCTGCTTCACTTACGAAAAAGATTCTCTCTATGATTAGTTTTGTGTAAGAACTGAATGCATCACAGTCCATGATAGTTCGTTACTTCTTTATGGAAACTCACATAAAGATGCAAATCTACAGTTTCTGAATACTCACCAGTCTATGTTGTGCTGATCCTGCATAATAACTTATGTAACTGCAGGGGTCTTGTGTTTGGAGGTTGTGTTGCTTAGCAATGTCAGAATGGATGGTGCTCCCCCGCTTTTGCCTCAGAATCTCAGTCTGCTGTTTTGAAGCTATAGGAAATTTCAGCCAGAACTGGATTCATGGCAGTACCAATTCACATCACTAGTTATCTGCTTATGTGTGTATTCTGCATTCTCTAATGCAGTGTTGCTAGATTCATTTTGATTGCCTTCTTGTTGTGATAGTAATACATTGCCTACTTCATTTTGAATGTCACCCTTTCTTCCACATCCAGTCTTAGGCTCAGACAGGCTGAATGTTCTTTTGTTAAAATGATTAATATTGCAATTATCATCACTGATATTAAGCAAAAAAAATAAGGTGGGGGGTTTGGAGATCCCATGGAATTCGAATGATGTCTGTTGCATATGGTATGACAGTTGAAACAAGTGTCGTGGATCAATCATGTCACATATTTTGGTTTACTGTGAATCGTCTCTGCTGAATATGTTTTTGGTTTTTTGCTGCTAGGTTAGAGTAATTCATTCTGTTCTTTTTCCCATTGATATGCTCAGAAGCAGAGTGGATTTTCCATATAATCTAGAATGGATGTAGAATCCACACTAATTCATTAACCTAGACCACAGCCATGAGTATGCATATGATAACGTTCCAGTTTCATTTACTGGAATTCATTTGATtgcttcaataaaaaaaaaacattttccataATCAGCAAAACTGCAGTATACAGCCCATAATTACATATTCATTGTTAGCATAAATTAAGCCACCATGAGGAATCCCAGACAGCAGTGTTGTGTGTTCATGACAACAAAtgagagttttttcccgttttatccttttttttttcttaatatattaaataataccttttgtAGGAAAATATTTTCCGGAATAatcctgacgtaatctcgctacttggagtagcgagatttgtcgtGTCATTCtcacaaaaaaatattatttaatatatttttaaaaaaatgataaatcgggaaataaattcttctgcataataaattggaaaataaattcttttaatatatttttaaaaaaaatgataaatcgggaaataagtTCTTATACGTAATAAATcgatttatcattattataataataaatgataaatttatttcctgatttatcattttttttaaaaatatattaaaagaatttattgcataataaattgaaaatttgaactttatttaaattactaattttaattgtacctgaaattaatatatatatatatatatatatattgacacaaaaaaaattactttaatatttattcaatataatattttttatcaatatcaatatcaattaagaaaaatacttattattaATACTGCAAAACTACGAGCAGTAATTTCAATATTTATTCAATACCAGATTTTTTTGTGATAAACTGCTTCTTCACTgtacaaaaatgaatataaaaaaataaaaatggtgccttaatttaaattctaattattgagattaattaggtgATTTGGCATCACTTGAGATGTTCTAAAAAActcatacatattaaaattatgagtaatagaaaataaaaaaattaaaaaattaagggatattttaattcaattaaattattaatttttgggatttttttataaaaaaattaaagaaccaaAGCAATGCATACAAGGTAAGAATTACAgataattatatggatattttagaaaattttaaaatagtgtaatatatgtatatatatatatgtatatatatagtatataataattttataaatgattttatattttaaaatttgaataaatcttcataactttttattattatttcttaaaataataaatataaaaaggggagagacgctagtgttttcttaaaataaaatttattttggatCGTCATAAATACTGTCTTGCCCGTAGTCAACGGCAAGTTTCAAATACTTATTATGTATATAAATTTTCCAATCGCAGGACGGGTATAGAAAGTTTCCCAAAACGTTCCCGATTTATAAATGCTAATTActcaaaactaataataaatgatttaaaaaaatatattaaaagaatttatttcccggtttatcaattttttaaaaaatatatattaaatattttttttttttggaatgacacgtggcaaatcacGCTACTTCAAGTTAcgagatttgcttaaatctcgctactccaagtaacgagattacgtcaggattattctgggaaatattttttcaaaaaaggtattatttaatattttttttgaaaaaatgataaaGTCGGGAAAAACTCCAACAAATGATGAAATTGCGGATATTAATTCCCTTCCTCATTCTATTTGGATGGAGAGAAGTAGGGGGGTTGTGTATGGGTAAAATGCAATATTTTTCCTTCAGGTTTTTCCCCTATAAAATCAAGCAGAAAGGAGGTACTATTATTAGTTTTCTTCTCTTATTTTCCAAACATATTACTTTCTTTCTCTCAGATTAATTTATTTTCTCTTGGTTTCCTCGTACCCAAAcgaaggaagagaaggattaaaTTGATGTGTAATGGCAGCAATATGAAGTAAACAAAGTCCTCCCTTATCTTGCTGACATGATGCAGTGGTTTTAATATGGTGGTTCCGCTGATAAGAGTCCAATGGTGTTTGCGGCCAGTGGGCTCTCATTGTCTGCAGTGCCTGCAGAGAACGATTGCATTCAGGTCCAAAAATGGCCTATGGCAGGTTTCCATATATTATGTGCAGGATCCATTTTTTTCTTCACATTTATGAGAGATAAAACCTTCTCAAATACAATTTTATTAAGGCAAGATTAATTTGACTCCTTAATTTAATGTTGTCTGCATATGAACTAAACtatatgtaattttatattattgaCATAAATTCAAATATAGGGCAGGAAATTAAAACCTCCAAATAAAGAATAAAGTTCTCCTCACTCAATGGACATTTAGGTCCTCTTGGATTAAAAATTTTGTatggaaaaggaaaaagaattttattattttttatattaaatgttattaaaataaaaatttattctaatataattaaaaactgACAATCAAATGCCAATCACATGCAATGCTAAATAACAGTTGAGTGTCATGAAACAAGTGAGACCCACTTCATTCATTCAATTGCTAACACGTGAACTTGTGTCATCATTCAACATTTTCTTAGAAATAGGGTCATTATGGACTATCAAGCTTGTGAGGTCACCTAGCCCTCTATTGCTATAATGCGGTGTTTGACATGTGAGAATGGAATGAAATGCGTATTCTAACACTTTTAGTCCATTCCTTCGCTTGAAAGGCTTATAGAAGTAAGAACGTCCATTTTGTGGAATACCCCTTCCAAGTTGAAGTCGAAATAAGGATGTCTTCCAAATATGGGAGGAATGACCATTCACCCCAAAGTGGGAATCAATCCCAACTCTCCCACTTATCAACTTGCTTGACTCTCCCCGAGTTCTCGACTAGTCTCCTCAACTCTCGTGGCTCTCTTCTGCTGTAAATCAATGGAGTCTTTTACAAATCGAAACAACAATTTAGGAAGAAACAAGAGGAACATCAAATCAAAGCTAGCCATCAGATCTAGTGGTGCTATCCAAAATCAAAGCTAGGGTAAGTCTCTTGTTCTTCAATCTTGGTTTGtagatataaaaatattttaatttgaatcttGATCTATATCAACCACTAAAGCCTAGCACTAATGCCTAGCCATGGCAATGATGTTTGATTTCAGACTTTTGTTGTGCTTGTGTCATTTGAATAGTTTGTAGCATTCCTTGAATTGGAGTCTGCACCAATTCAGTGTTATGAGAGTtctataatattatattttaatgcAAGTGCGTAGTAGAAAAACCTCACAAACTTGAATCAATTCAGAACAAGTAACGCAAGCACTCAACGATGAATATACGGAATAAGCAATCACACACAAAGAGAATAAacgaaagcaataatcaaagacacaagatttatatGGTTCGACAATGTGTCTACGTCCACACGGGAGCAAACAATTGTTTTTCACTATCACATGTGAAGCTTACATCAAGCTTatcatcaagggttacaaaatattgattaaatactaaCCCTATGCATACAGAAGATTTATACTATAAataaaacacttctgtagcaatCCCTGGAGAAAAAACCTCTGAAATCTCTCAATTTACTGATCACCAAATCAAAAATCTATGACGGTTTGATACCAAAAGCAAACAGTCTCTAATACCGTCGACCAATCCCTCGACAATTTGATCCTACAACTAGCCTTCTTGTTCTTTACATCACTATGCTTTCCCcagtgcatgcgttccactcaaatatgagtcacatctccaaaaatctccaccttggcgaatactCACCACTTAGGAGGAAACCGAAAGCATAACCCCACTGCTCCATCTGGGCCAGTAGATTGGGACCGCCTTCTGTCTAGCACCTAGAGATGTAAACAAAGCCCAAGCAACgcttgaacttgtccatggtAACAGGAATTCCACCTAACTAAATACCTagctccttgaacgatcctttaaaccataatgctaccttggcagcctcagccactaCCAAGTACTCCGACTCAATTGTTGAAAGTGCAACCTAAGACTATATCTTAGACTTCCAATAATTAGGCATTCCCACAACATACCCTGTTATAGAGCTCCTGTCATCCATGTCTCATGTGTCGTCTACATCCACAAATCTAATAACTGACGAATCGCTCTGTTGCCCGCTGAAGCACCCCATTGCACtggcgtaggaaacctttgacatgacCCGAACATCACCATCCGTCCTTGGGTACTAAGCGGTGGACAGTTTACATTGATTCGCCACTGGTGTAccgccctaagataaccacaatctccctgcagttATGTCCACAAAACCACCATGAGATAACCCCAATCTCTCCGAAGTTTAATCCTTACAAATCTCCAACCCAAAATTATTATTGGTcgtacccaaaaccttcatgtgaATTTCCTTTATCAACAAATTTTTCGACTAATTAACCACAGCCaaaatgttagctttaccgtgatcccaaaaggggggtgaattggtatttttaaaattaatgtcataggtcaatatcctaacaacagtattttcacaaccctaaagtcaatctagtgtaagtaaaataaatcaattgcaatatgtagcagaaattaaatagcgcaatttaatcaactaaacATGTATTAAAAAgcagtaaaaagtaagtgacacccagaagtgttatcgaggttcggcaaattgcctacgtccctaccttggctaacaagtacaaagaTTACtattataatgctcacttaaatgggtgaaatgacacctaaacaaccaggtcaattagcacagggctaacctcaaccttcacacaatccttactgggctagattaccgccccctcaggccacgcctggaatataacagtattttctcaatcaactggtaca
This window of the Malania oleifera isolate guangnan ecotype guangnan chromosome 6, ASM2987363v1, whole genome shotgun sequence genome carries:
- the LOC131158826 gene encoding rac-like GTP-binding protein ARAC7; protein product: MSASKFIKCVTVGDGAVGKTCMLICYTSNKFPTDYIPTVFDNFSANVAVDGTIVNLGLWDTAGQEDYSRLRPLSYRGADIFVLAFSLISRASYENVLKKWMPELRRFAPNVPIVLVGTKLDLREDRGYLADHMGSNVITSAQGEELRKQIGAAAYIECSSKTQQNVKAVFDTAIKVVLQPPRRKEMVRKKKHRRSGCSIVGLVFGGCVA